GACGCTGCATTCCGCAATTtactgataataaatattttttttataccacatattattattatagaaacacTTTAAAAAATCCTGACCTCTCCATTTAGAGTAAAAGAGGTACTTTACCTCTAGAAAATTATCATAAAGAATGTTTTCCTTATCAACGTTTCATTGCTAcataagaaattataaatacatgaGGTCAGGTCGTGTGTAAGGTCAGATCATGTTCTTTTATCATTGAATATGTACTTTTTCTCTCAGGGGATTTATATTAACGGAACATCTGGTATTGAATGAGTCATTCTCGTTTACTATGAATGGATACAAATTAATTCGCTGGTTATACAAATTATGCATCggtttatgataattatatgtacacaaatatcttaattaaaatagtaatatcaAATTATGACGATTAACTCGGTGAGCTGTTTTGGGCTTACGAGTACTCGTACTAAAATTAGTTAACATGCCACTAAGAAGTAAGCATTTAAACATGTAAATTTCATCTCGTAAACCTtatagtttacaataaaaaataagttcctTAAGACCTCgtaaagcaataaaacaaacatattcgtttattgaataattaaaatacctataGCTTAATCTATTATCTGTATTAAGTAATCTACCGATTTGCTTTTACAAGATTATCGTTAACAGACGATTTTGATTATGCAAAACTTAGATAAAAAATCGACCTTTGATAAGCTATCAGACTGTGAAGGTCAAAGgcaaaatacctacatattttatactacaccttatatatacaatatcttttttttacaaacagtaTTAGCCGCTAGTGGGTGACGATTGGAATCCGACGcaacacaccaattacttttcTATGTAATGTGTGTTGCGTTTATTTgagtttattagaaaatatcgcttgttctaacggtaaaggaaaacatcttgatgCCTAAAAGTTCTGAAATCTCTAAAATATCCAACCAGCACTTGGTCAGCGTCTAGtctagtatttaattaaatgctaCAAAAGGGAAGGAAACCTACCTTTTATAGAgcataatatgaaataataaattcgtatttagataaataactttattaatcaGATAACTTATCGATAAACATCTATAAATACATTCTTAATCTGATAAATTACAAGATAATCACAGCCTTAAGAAGATATAGGATTTACGCATTATTTTCTATAACTTATTTATGACTAAACATAAGCTAAAACTTCCTGCCATGGTCATGTACTACGAGCGTACGTACCTACTATACATTGTATGTGGCTTTGCACAGCGACGCTGATGTGTACGGCAAATTTTTCAATGACGTCGACTAAGAGCCCGTTACAAGACAAAAGCTCAATGCCCGTTTTGATAACCAGTGCGAACAATTTAATTAGgctattttatttagtttatcgCTTGCTATGGGAACGGGCTCTTAGTGATCAGAAAGATAATATATGACCACATAGCTTAGACTAATAATATgactatttacaaaacaaatatatgcaataatagtaagaaataataacctaaatacatatttaagagtaaaactgtatttatataATGGGCGGAATTCACTAAGAtctattaaattacaatatacatttgttcattatattatagaataaCTAGGAACTGTTGTGATGATTGCAGGAGTTAAATGAGTCTTACTCAATATAAAACTAGTAGTAAGCTGAAACTGTTATCATAAGGACATAACATTGAAACAATACAAACTCAGAAATCAAATCAACAATACAAAATCAGAATTAAAAGGAGAATCCAAAGAAATGCTGACTTTGATTAACGTTGACAAATTACTGTTAAAAATCTCATTGTCATTTCTACTTATCATCAAATCATGCTATTaaactaactaaatatttacacttatgGCCAGCACTTCCAAAAAAGTACCGGTTAGCTTATCTAATGGAATATTGACAGCTTCTTTATTAATTTGCTGTTTTTTTACAATCGAATAAGTTGTCCGACACTTTGGCCCTAATTCACCACTACTTATCAGTCACTACTcatcaaatttaatattgacAGTTTGCTGTCACTTAACtcagcagataggttatctgtgACTTAAATAGTAACTGTGAAATTGAGCCTTTAAATACTAACGCTTCACACTAAACTACAGCTGTAGTATTCGCTATAAGATTTTCTTTAACAGAATCAGGTAATTCTTTAACATTAATAAGATCTGCGACGGAATTTGGGAAGGGTGAGTAATGATCCCAAGTTTGTATCTCCTCGAACAAGGCTTGACCGGGACACTCGGTGGCTCTGACCTGCCGGTGACCGACGAGTTTGTAGTCAGGCTTTATGTAGCCGAGTTCGACACCAGCTGCTATTAAAGCTTTTGCTGTTTTTAACTGACGCGCTGGGGGGATTTCAGCTGGAaaaggaaaaaagaaaattatgagtTGTGCCAACTGGCATCTAAAATATAACTAGTGGTCTGAGCTTTGTgtataataagaaaattgtgagctgttttaaaaaaaactggtaGTCATTAGGGTATAGTAGAAATGGCAAGTGAACCCTGTTTTTTCTTACCAAATAGCAATTTTTATCGCCTGTAACGATAGATGATAGACGATGGTGGTTGCTTTTTACGCATTACTTGAaggtcaatatatttttaaatctagtCATTGTATTCCATAGTACTCACTTCTCCAATCTCCAATGAGCGTGATGCCAATACTGACGGAGTTGAAATGCAGCGCATGCGCACCGAGTGTCTCCCACCCTCGACCTTCGTATGCAGCTCCGTCACTGCCTACTGCGAAactgaaacaaataaacactTCAATTAGGAAAATGAAAAGAAACAGCTATGCTTAATGCCTTAAATTAACTTTGAAGATAAATGTTTCTTAGTACTAGGCTAAAAATCGTAGGCACTGATGCATCGCCgcacatatttaattttgagtttGAATTGCTCCCGGTATATAAAATCCAGACtaagtatttttgtacagtAGATCCCAATCGATAgtagaatttaaataacatttttttcttaaaacattaCCTTGATTACAGTGACCCGATTCAAAATTTCAATTCTAAAAGTGATATGACTTAACTAGGTCATTGACTATAATGACCATCTAAGAAACAAGTTCTAAGAGGTAATAAATCATATGTTAAAGGGAAATGGGGGATTCATTTGACTCATCACAAAAGTATGTATAACTTTGAGGATACTACTGCGCGATGCGTCATGTCAAATGTGGACCGACATCGTTCATATTTCGGGTACGCGGAAATACATTTGCTAAAGTACtagaattataattatgtgtcaTTTAACGTACAAATAGAAGGAAAATCGTATGTAAATGTTCATTATGAGCCGGAAATTCAAAGTAATGATTATAACTATGTATGTGTTATTACGGGatttcctattttatttttatagtgaatTCTAAGTATTGCGGTAAGGATAATGAAGGAAGAATATTGACAAGGATGTTGATGATTTATGATCTTTTACTTTGTCAGCACTCATCTACAAAGTAGTTCTACGATGatttgtacctattttttttatagccaCGTGCcatttatacatacatgaaaACATAAGcgaaggacataggctactttttaccccgggaaaatgacgcattcctatgggaaaattcaggtggcggacgaagtcgcgggtaaaagctagtcctTTATGTTGTTGGCCCAAGTAGGTAATAAGAGAGTAAGTCACTAGGCAAGTAACTAAACTCTAAGgctacttttgaaaatattctaacaaatAAGCAAAACTCTCTTAAACATTTATCATTGGACTATTCTCATCATTTTAGGAGAAAACCTCCCAAAATCTGAAGcttaacctaaaaataatatagtaactaTAGCAGATATACTCACTTGTATCCAATATCCCACCAGCCTCTACCATCCATATGCATGCACTGCATCTGTCTCATGGCCGCACAGCACTCCTCCTTATCATAGCACGCTGGAGGTATGTACGTGTGATGTATCACTACGAATGGTACTGGTGTTCTCAGGGGGGTCGTCTGCTTGGCGCCGCGAGCGTGCCACTGAGACCGCGGCACGAACGGGAAGTTGTAGGAGTGGACCTCATTGTCCAAGATGTCGACTGAAAGAAAGAATATATGTTTATAGTAAAGCTGTATAGAGTACGCAAAAAAAAACTACGACTAATACAGATAAAGAGATATGTACAAAGTAGTACCATGTAATATTAATCGATGTGTGAGTCTATACTGTGATGTGAAGTTCCATTCATGTGTGTGgggagtttatttattttatttttcgctgTAGGTGATAATGCGTTACGGGTCCAAAAGCAGTGCTGTGCGGTTATAagtttagaattttataaaGTCTATGAAACATTAAGACAATCTACATGTTGTGCAAAAAAGGCGAATCTGTAGAAGCTATGTAAAgagttttaattttgtcattataGTTTTGAGGCAAGAAAAATTACGTGGAACCTTATGTATTAATTCGCGTGAccacgtatttttttatttattagtcttatTTACAAATTGTTAACAAGAGAGTGAACATTAACCAAGGGTCATAGTACTGTCCCGATAATTCAATGCGTCAGTCTGTCGCATAGTACAATGATAGTAGTATGAATGATAAGCGACCACGTTGTGGGTCATATGACACTTAACAGACACTCACATGCTAATATTACACGTGTGTAGTATAATGCATGCGTATTGCAGTAGTTTTTTTGTGGAgcttcaaaaataaacttgatatTTCCACATAGAACAACCAGCTGAACCATGGACGGTGACTTTCCTTCCCCGTGGTACAACCAGTTGAACCGCGCAGTTGTACCACGGGTCGGGAGCgtaagaaatgtattttttttttacttttatggccatttttaagagttatttattaatttgacagTAAACTGCGTTAAAATCGGAGCGTACGGACCGTAAGGATTTgttcttttgtatttatttgtatagtatTACGCAGATACGATGGGCATATCTACGCCATACGCTTATTCTGACCATGCCGATGCCAACTCAGTGGACACGTACATTATTACAAAGACAATATTTCCTATCAAGCAAATGTGAACCGCTTTGCTGACTAATgtgtttcataaacttttacgGAAGAGAACGAAAATTTATAACCAATTGATTATCTCTTCAAACTCTTAGAAATGCCCTCTTGCCTTCTGATACTCGTGTGGaacattgaaattatttaaatattgcatgCAAATAtcacaacaaagtaaataaacgtTAACAAAATTATAGCATTAGTGACCACAAATACAACATTAGAAATTGAACCTTAACTGAAAATTCGAAGAACCAAATTACAACAACTCAAACCTTTCACCAGTCAAATTGCAAAAGGTCATAAGTGCAAAACAAAACAAGTGCGTTTACAACGTTTCGTATTCTCACCTTTATAAACGCCAGGCATCGCGATGACACTTATAACACAAACACAAAGcaatacaaatatataacaGTACATAATTGACTATTTACTTGCGAGGACACCCATTAATTCACTCGCCGAGAATCtctctgaaacaaaataaacactacataagtatttatatactttatgtATTGATTTCTCTTATCGATATCATATACTAAGTAT
The DNA window shown above is from Anticarsia gemmatalis isolate Benzon Research Colony breed Stoneville strain chromosome 20, ilAntGemm2 primary, whole genome shotgun sequence and carries:
- the LOC142981433 gene encoding peptidoglycan-recognition protein LB-like isoform X2, yielding MGVLAIDILDNEVHSYNFPFVPRSQWHARGAKQTTPLRTPVPFVVIHHTYIPPACYDKEECCAAMRQMQCMHMDGRGWWDIGYNFAVGSDGAAYEGRGWETLGAHALHFNSVSIGITLIGDWRTEIPPARQLKTAKALIAAGVELGYIKPDYKLVGHRQVRATECPGQALFEEIQTWDHYSPFPNSVADLINVKELPDSVKENLIANTTAVV
- the LOC142981433 gene encoding peptidoglycan-recognition protein LB-like isoform X1, coding for MYCYIFVLLCVCVISVIAMPGVYKVDILDNEVHSYNFPFVPRSQWHARGAKQTTPLRTPVPFVVIHHTYIPPACYDKEECCAAMRQMQCMHMDGRGWWDIGYNFAVGSDGAAYEGRGWETLGAHALHFNSVSIGITLIGDWRTEIPPARQLKTAKALIAAGVELGYIKPDYKLVGHRQVRATECPGQALFEEIQTWDHYSPFPNSVADLINVKELPDSVKENLIANTTAVV